One stretch of Ooceraea biroi isolate clonal line C1 chromosome 4, Obir_v5.4, whole genome shotgun sequence DNA includes these proteins:
- the LOC105285946 gene encoding uncharacterized protein LOC105285946 isoform X1, with protein sequence MFQRSRNMTCIRKRYFNWNRILLLPLGLWPDKETKFTRFQARLFCCFVMSNIAFQFSRLFKTECGIEHAIRIICCATFFVMLMIMCICLWINMKTIKYFLDQLQYIYDELKDKNEIAIYEKYGYFGKRLTITLIVLLMCGVFTNCVMIYSPYILDVVMPKNESYTIHMMEMVTKYFIVSEKYYFLFLVHLNVTCSAELIVLIATATMLMSVFKHICGMFEIASYRIEQAMTIELLRDHNTKNEIIIYKKIIYAVDIHHKAMQFAKCFMNKIEGSFFFLIIATVLCLSFNLFGIFHIESPLEEKEEVLLHLLAISSMLVGLFLANYTGQEITDHSNSVYVTTLFLYRYNVS encoded by the exons ATGTTTCAGCGATCGCGAAACATGACTTGTATTAGAAAGCGATATTTCAATTGGAATCGGATACTACTCCTCCCTTTAGGATTGTGGCCTGACAAGGAAACAAAATTCACTCGTTTTCAGGCAAGATTGTTTTGCTGTTTTGTGATGAGCAACATCGCATTTCAG TTCTCAAGACTCTTCAAGACAGAATGTGGCATTGAGCATGCTATCAGAATAATCTGTTGCGCAACTTTCTTTGTTATGCTCATGATTATGTGCATCTGCTTGTGGATTAACATGAAAACT ataaaatatttcttggaCCAATTGCAATACATCTACGATGAGCTAAAAGAcaaaaacgaaattgctatcTATGAAAAATACGGATACTTTGGGAAACGTCTTACGATTACACTGATAG TACTTCTTATGTGCGGTGTATTTACTAATTGTGTCATGATATATTCGCCATACATTCTTGACGTCGTCATGCCGAAAAATGAATCTTACACAATTCACATGATGGAAATGGTGACCAAGTACTTCATTGTATcagaaaagtattattttttatttcttgtgcACCTAAACGTAACCTGTTCTGCAGAATTGATTGTACTCATAGCGACGGCAACAATGCTGATGTCGGTTTTCAAGCATATCTGTGGAATGTTTGAGATTGCCAG CTACCGCATTGAGCAAGCAATGACGATCGAGTTGTTACGTGATCATAATACGAAAAATgagattataatttacaagaaGATAATCTATGCCGTAGACATACATCACAAAGCCATGCA ATTCGCAAAATGTttcatgaataaaattgaaggATCATTCTTCTTTTTGATAATAGCTACTGTACTTTGCTTGAGTTTCAATCTGTTTGGA ATATTTCACATTGAGTCACCTCTggaggaaaaggaagaagtTTTATTACACCTTCTTGCTATTTCAAGTATGCTCGTGGGTTTGTTCCTAGCTAATTATACTGGACAAGAAATTACAGATCATAGCAATTCTGTATATGTAACCAC CTTATTTCTTTATAGATACAACGTTTCATGA
- the LOC105286024 gene encoding uncharacterized protein LOC105286024 isoform X1: MVCIKKRYFNWNRLFLLPLGLWPDKETKFTRFQAKLLFSLLMSSAAFQLSRLFSVECHFDSAVTILSSSSFYIALTIIFMCFWINMKTMRYLFEQLQHIYDGLKDKAEIAIYDKYGYIGKCLTIRLMIPMVCGMFSNFIIVYSPYILDVVMPKNESYAIHVMEMVTKYFIVSEKYYFLVLVHLNVACTAGLIVTVGTGTMMLSYFKHACGMFEIASYRIEQAMAIELLHDLNTKNEIVIYKKIICAVDIHRKAMDFAKCFITNTEGTLFFLILTGVLCLSFNLFRIFQIKSLVDEVEEVLLHFFVVILVLVGSFLANYVGQEMMDYTNHVYETTYNVSWYLAPLDIQKMILFLLQRGSRTFTLNVGGLFTASFECFATVNFLRQTWKYFHFFKTFSQLH; encoded by the exons ATGGTCTGTATTAAAAAGCGATACTTTAACTGGAATCGGTTATTTCTGCTCCCTTTGGGTTTGTGGCCTGATAAGGAAACAAAATTCACTCGTTTTCAGGCAAAGTTGCTTTTTAGTCTTCTGATGAGCAGCGCTGCATTTCAG ctCTCAAGACTCTTCAGCGTAGAATGTCACTTTGATTCTGCTGTCACAATACTGTCTTCCTCATCATTTTATATCGCGCTcacgattatttttatgtgtttTTGGATTAACATGAAAACT ATGAGATATTTATTCGAACAACTACAACATATCTATGACGGGCTAAAGGACAAAGCTGAAATTGCTATCTATGACAAATACGGATACATTGGGAAATGTCTTACAATTAGATTGATGA TACCTATGGTGTGCGGCatgttttctaattttatcatAGTATATTCGCCGTACATTCTTGACGTCGTTATGCCAAAAAATGAGTCTTACGCAATTCACGTAATGGAAATGGTGACCAAGTACTTCATTGTATCAGAAAAGTATTACTTTTTAGTTCTTGTGCACCTGAACGTAGCCTGTACTGCAGGATTGATCGTAACCGTAGGGACGGGAACAATGATGTTATCGTATTTTAAACATGCTTGTGGAATGTTTGAAATTGCCAG CTACCGTATTGAGCAAGCAATGGCGATCGAGTTGTTACATGACCTTAATACGAAAAATGAGATTGTaatttacaagaaaataatctGTGCTGTAGATATACATCGCAAAGCTATGGA tTTCGCCAAATGTTTCATAACGAATACTGAAGGGACATTGTTTTTCTTGATTTTAACTGGTGTGCTTTGCTTGAGTTTCAATCTTTTTCGT atatttcaaattaaatcaCTTGTGGACGAAGTGGAAgaagttttattacattttttcgtTGTAATACTCGTGCTAGTGGGCTCATTCCTAGCCAATTATGTTGGACAAGAAATGATGGATTACACTAATCACGTATATGAAACCAC ATACAATGTTTCATGGTACTTAGCACCGTTAGACATACAGAAAATGATACTGTTTCTGTTACAAAGGGGCAGCAGAACTTTCACCCTGAACGTCGGTGGATTATTTACAGCATCTTTCGAATGTTTCGCTACa GTCAACTTCCTGAGGCAGACATggaaatatttccattttttcaaaactttctcACAGCTTCATTAA
- the LOC105285946 gene encoding uncharacterized protein LOC105285946 isoform X2, giving the protein MFQRSRNMTCIRKRYFNWNRILLLPLGLWPDKETKFTRFQARLFCCFVMSNIAFQFSRLFKTECGIEHAIRIICCATFFVMLMIMCICLWINMKTIKYFLDQLQYIYDELKDKNEIAIYEKYGYFGKRLTITLIVLLMCGVFTNCVMIYSPYILDVVMPKNESYTIHMMEMVTKYFIVSEKYYFLFLVHLNVTCSAELIVLIATATMLMSVFKHICGMFEIASYRIEQAMTIELLRDHNTKNEIIIYKKIIYAVDIHHKAMQFAKCFMNKIEGSFFFLIIATVLCLSFNLFGIFHIESPLEEKEEVLLHLLAISSMLVGLFLANYTGQEITDHSNSVYVTTYNVS; this is encoded by the exons ATGTTTCAGCGATCGCGAAACATGACTTGTATTAGAAAGCGATATTTCAATTGGAATCGGATACTACTCCTCCCTTTAGGATTGTGGCCTGACAAGGAAACAAAATTCACTCGTTTTCAGGCAAGATTGTTTTGCTGTTTTGTGATGAGCAACATCGCATTTCAG TTCTCAAGACTCTTCAAGACAGAATGTGGCATTGAGCATGCTATCAGAATAATCTGTTGCGCAACTTTCTTTGTTATGCTCATGATTATGTGCATCTGCTTGTGGATTAACATGAAAACT ataaaatatttcttggaCCAATTGCAATACATCTACGATGAGCTAAAAGAcaaaaacgaaattgctatcTATGAAAAATACGGATACTTTGGGAAACGTCTTACGATTACACTGATAG TACTTCTTATGTGCGGTGTATTTACTAATTGTGTCATGATATATTCGCCATACATTCTTGACGTCGTCATGCCGAAAAATGAATCTTACACAATTCACATGATGGAAATGGTGACCAAGTACTTCATTGTATcagaaaagtattattttttatttcttgtgcACCTAAACGTAACCTGTTCTGCAGAATTGATTGTACTCATAGCGACGGCAACAATGCTGATGTCGGTTTTCAAGCATATCTGTGGAATGTTTGAGATTGCCAG CTACCGCATTGAGCAAGCAATGACGATCGAGTTGTTACGTGATCATAATACGAAAAATgagattataatttacaagaaGATAATCTATGCCGTAGACATACATCACAAAGCCATGCA ATTCGCAAAATGTttcatgaataaaattgaaggATCATTCTTCTTTTTGATAATAGCTACTGTACTTTGCTTGAGTTTCAATCTGTTTGGA ATATTTCACATTGAGTCACCTCTggaggaaaaggaagaagtTTTATTACACCTTCTTGCTATTTCAAGTATGCTCGTGGGTTTGTTCCTAGCTAATTATACTGGACAAGAAATTACAGATCATAGCAATTCTGTATATGTAACCAC ATACAACGTTTCATGA
- the LOC105286020 gene encoding uncharacterized protein LOC105286020 isoform X2: MMEERDRRSIDNSAVKFRRSRNMICIKKQYFNWNRVLLLPMGLWPDEETKFTRFRAQLFYYLLMSNIAFQLSRILFAEYSFDLVIKILSSSSFFFSLAIFFMCFWINMKTMKYLLHQLQHIYDRLKDKKEIAIYEKYGYIGKCISARVTIFTICGLFFNFIIIYSPFILDVVIPKNESYAIFMMEIVTKYFVVSEKYYFLIIVHMNATFSVGLIVLTGTGTMMISYFKYACGMFEITSYRIEQAMAVELLHNTDIKNEIVICRGIIYAVDIHRKAMEFAKCFITKTEVLFFLLVIVGVLCLSCNLFRILKIESPMEQVVEVLLHIIVVILIVAVTFLPNYVGQEIIDHNNNVYVTTYNVSWYLAPVDIQKLILFLIQRSSRIFCLNVGGLFTASLECFATLVSASVSYFTFMYSMQQ, encoded by the exons ATGAtggaagaaagagatagacGAAGTATAGATAATTCCGCAGTCAAGTTTCGACGATCGCGAAACATGATCTGTATTAAAAAGCAGTACTTCAATTGGAATCGGGTACTTCTGCTCCCTATGGGCTTGTGGCCTGACGAGGAAACAAAATTCACTCGTTTTCGGGcacagttattttattatcttctgATGAGCAACATTGCATTTCAG CTGTCACGAATCTTATTTGCAGAATATAGCTTTGATCTTGTGATCAAAATACTTTCTTcctcatctttttttttctcgctcgcgATTTTCTTCATGTGTTTTTGGATTAATATGAAAACT atgaaatatttattgcatcaATTGCAACACATTTACGATAGGCTAAAggacaaaaaagaaattgctaTCTATGAAAAATACGGATACATTGGAAAATGTATTTCGGCCAGAGTGACAA TATTTACTATATGTggtctattttttaattttatcataatatattcGCCGTTCATTCTTGACGTCGTCATACCGAAAAATGAATCTTACGCGATTTTCATGATGGAAATAGTGACCAAGTACTTCGTtgtatcagaaaaatattattttttaattattgtgcaTATGAACGCAACCTTTTCTGTAGGATTGATTGTATTAACAGGAACGGGAACAATGATGATATCGTACTTCAAGTATGCTTGTGGAATGTTTGAGATTACCAG CTACCGAATTGAGCAAGCAATGGCGGTCGAGTTGTTACATAACACTGACATAAAGAATGAAATTGTTATTTGCAGAGGAATAATCTATGCCGTAGACATACATCGCAAAGCCATGGA gTTCGCCAAATGTTTTATAACTAAAACTGAAGTACTATTTTTCTTGTTAGTTATAGTTGGTGTGCTTTGCTTAAGTTGCAACCTTTTTCGT atattaaaaattgagtCTCCTATGGAGCAAGTGGTAGAAGTTTTATTACACATTATCGTTGTAATACTCATAGTCGCGGTTACATTCCTACCCAATTATGTTGGACAAGAAATTATAGATCACAATAATAACGTATATGTAACCAC ATACAATGTTTCATGGTACTTAGCACCGGTGGACATACAAAAATTGATACTGTTTTTAATACAAAGAAGCAGTCGAATTTTCTGCCTGAATGTTGGTGGATTATTTACAGCATCTTTAGAATGTTTCGCTACA
- the LOC105286020 gene encoding uncharacterized protein LOC105286020 isoform X1, translating to MMEERDRRSIDNSAVKFRRSRNMICIKKQYFNWNRVLLLPMGLWPDEETKFTRFRAQLFYYLLMSNIAFQLSRILFAEYSFDLVIKILSSSSFFFSLAIFFMCFWINMKTMKYLLHQLQHIYDRLKDKKEIAIYEKYGYIGKCISARVTIFTICGLFFNFIIIYSPFILDVVIPKNESYAIFMMEIVTKYFVVSEKYYFLIIVHMNATFSVGLIVLTGTGTMMISYFKYACGMFEITSYRIEQAMAVELLHNTDIKNEIVICRGIIYAVDIHRKAMEFAKCFITKTEVLFFLLVIVGVLCLSCNLFRILKIESPMEQVVEVLLHIIVVILIVAVTFLPNYVGQEIIDHNNNVYVTTYNVSWYLAPVDIQKLILFLIQRSSRIFCLNVGGLFTASLECFATVKLFHLFIHIVEGSRLLDCAIGKDSR from the exons ATGAtggaagaaagagatagacGAAGTATAGATAATTCCGCAGTCAAGTTTCGACGATCGCGAAACATGATCTGTATTAAAAAGCAGTACTTCAATTGGAATCGGGTACTTCTGCTCCCTATGGGCTTGTGGCCTGACGAGGAAACAAAATTCACTCGTTTTCGGGcacagttattttattatcttctgATGAGCAACATTGCATTTCAG CTGTCACGAATCTTATTTGCAGAATATAGCTTTGATCTTGTGATCAAAATACTTTCTTcctcatctttttttttctcgctcgcgATTTTCTTCATGTGTTTTTGGATTAATATGAAAACT atgaaatatttattgcatcaATTGCAACACATTTACGATAGGCTAAAggacaaaaaagaaattgctaTCTATGAAAAATACGGATACATTGGAAAATGTATTTCGGCCAGAGTGACAA TATTTACTATATGTggtctattttttaattttatcataatatattcGCCGTTCATTCTTGACGTCGTCATACCGAAAAATGAATCTTACGCGATTTTCATGATGGAAATAGTGACCAAGTACTTCGTtgtatcagaaaaatattattttttaattattgtgcaTATGAACGCAACCTTTTCTGTAGGATTGATTGTATTAACAGGAACGGGAACAATGATGATATCGTACTTCAAGTATGCTTGTGGAATGTTTGAGATTACCAG CTACCGAATTGAGCAAGCAATGGCGGTCGAGTTGTTACATAACACTGACATAAAGAATGAAATTGTTATTTGCAGAGGAATAATCTATGCCGTAGACATACATCGCAAAGCCATGGA gTTCGCCAAATGTTTTATAACTAAAACTGAAGTACTATTTTTCTTGTTAGTTATAGTTGGTGTGCTTTGCTTAAGTTGCAACCTTTTTCGT atattaaaaattgagtCTCCTATGGAGCAAGTGGTAGAAGTTTTATTACACATTATCGTTGTAATACTCATAGTCGCGGTTACATTCCTACCCAATTATGTTGGACAAGAAATTATAGATCACAATAATAACGTATATGTAACCAC ATACAATGTTTCATGGTACTTAGCACCGGTGGACATACAAAAATTGATACTGTTTTTAATACAAAGAAGCAGTCGAATTTTCTGCCTGAATGTTGGTGGATTATTTACAGCATCTTTAGAATGTTTCGCTACAGTAAagctatttcatttatttatacatattgttgAAGGAAGCAGGTTATTGGATTGCGCAATAGgaaaagattcgagataa
- the LOC105286020 gene encoding uncharacterized protein LOC105286020 isoform X3 codes for MMEERDRRSIDNSAVKFRRSRNMICIKKQYFNWNRVLLLPMGLWPDEETKFTRFRAQLFYYLLMSNIAFQLSRILFAEYSFDLVIKILSSSSFFFSLAIFFMCFWINMKTMKYLLHQLQHIYDRLKDKKEIAIYEKYGYIGKCISARVTIFTICGLFFNFIIIYSPFILDVVIPKNESYAIFMMEIVTKYFVVSEKYYFLIIVHMNATFSVGLIVLTGTGTMMISYFKYACGMFEITSYRIEQAMAVELLHNTDIKNEIVICRGIIYAVDIHRKAMEFAKCFITKTEVLFFLLVIVGVLCLSCNLFRILKIESPMEQVVEVLLHIIVVILIVAVTFLPNYVGQEIIDHNNNVYVTTYNVSWYLAPVDIQKLILFLIQRSSRIFCLNVGGLFTASLECFATMTSASVSYFTFMYSIQQ; via the exons ATGAtggaagaaagagatagacGAAGTATAGATAATTCCGCAGTCAAGTTTCGACGATCGCGAAACATGATCTGTATTAAAAAGCAGTACTTCAATTGGAATCGGGTACTTCTGCTCCCTATGGGCTTGTGGCCTGACGAGGAAACAAAATTCACTCGTTTTCGGGcacagttattttattatcttctgATGAGCAACATTGCATTTCAG CTGTCACGAATCTTATTTGCAGAATATAGCTTTGATCTTGTGATCAAAATACTTTCTTcctcatctttttttttctcgctcgcgATTTTCTTCATGTGTTTTTGGATTAATATGAAAACT atgaaatatttattgcatcaATTGCAACACATTTACGATAGGCTAAAggacaaaaaagaaattgctaTCTATGAAAAATACGGATACATTGGAAAATGTATTTCGGCCAGAGTGACAA TATTTACTATATGTggtctattttttaattttatcataatatattcGCCGTTCATTCTTGACGTCGTCATACCGAAAAATGAATCTTACGCGATTTTCATGATGGAAATAGTGACCAAGTACTTCGTtgtatcagaaaaatattattttttaattattgtgcaTATGAACGCAACCTTTTCTGTAGGATTGATTGTATTAACAGGAACGGGAACAATGATGATATCGTACTTCAAGTATGCTTGTGGAATGTTTGAGATTACCAG CTACCGAATTGAGCAAGCAATGGCGGTCGAGTTGTTACATAACACTGACATAAAGAATGAAATTGTTATTTGCAGAGGAATAATCTATGCCGTAGACATACATCGCAAAGCCATGGA gTTCGCCAAATGTTTTATAACTAAAACTGAAGTACTATTTTTCTTGTTAGTTATAGTTGGTGTGCTTTGCTTAAGTTGCAACCTTTTTCGT atattaaaaattgagtCTCCTATGGAGCAAGTGGTAGAAGTTTTATTACACATTATCGTTGTAATACTCATAGTCGCGGTTACATTCCTACCCAATTATGTTGGACAAGAAATTATAGATCACAATAATAACGTATATGTAACCAC ATACAATGTTTCATGGTACTTAGCACCGGTGGACATACAAAAATTGATACTGTTTTTAATACAAAGAAGCAGTCGAATTTTCTGCCTGAATGTTGGTGGATTATTTACAGCATCTTTAGAATGTTTCGCTACA ATGACGAGTGCATCAGTATCTTACTTCACCTTCATGTACTCCATCcagcaa
- the LOC105286024 gene encoding uncharacterized protein LOC105286024 isoform X2, translating into MVCIKKRYFNWNRLFLLPLGLWPDKETKFTRFQAKLLFSLLMSSAAFQLSRLFSVECHFDSAVTILSSSSFYIALTIIFMCFWINMKTMRYLFEQLQHIYDGLKDKAEIAIYDKYGYIGKCLTIRLMIPMVCGMFSNFIIVYSPYILDVVMPKNESYAIHVMEMVTKYFIVSEKYYFLVLVHLNVACTAGLIVTVGTGTMMLSYFKHACGMFEIASYRIEQAMAIELLHDLNTKNEIVIYKKIICAVDIHRKAMDFAKCFITNTEGTLFFLILTGVLCLSFNLFRIFQIKSLVDEVEEVLLHFFVVILVLVGSFLANYVGQEMMDYTNHVYETTYNVSWYLAPLDIQKMILFLLQRGSRTFTLNVGGLFTASFECFATLVSASVSYFTFMYSMQQ; encoded by the exons ATGGTCTGTATTAAAAAGCGATACTTTAACTGGAATCGGTTATTTCTGCTCCCTTTGGGTTTGTGGCCTGATAAGGAAACAAAATTCACTCGTTTTCAGGCAAAGTTGCTTTTTAGTCTTCTGATGAGCAGCGCTGCATTTCAG ctCTCAAGACTCTTCAGCGTAGAATGTCACTTTGATTCTGCTGTCACAATACTGTCTTCCTCATCATTTTATATCGCGCTcacgattatttttatgtgtttTTGGATTAACATGAAAACT ATGAGATATTTATTCGAACAACTACAACATATCTATGACGGGCTAAAGGACAAAGCTGAAATTGCTATCTATGACAAATACGGATACATTGGGAAATGTCTTACAATTAGATTGATGA TACCTATGGTGTGCGGCatgttttctaattttatcatAGTATATTCGCCGTACATTCTTGACGTCGTTATGCCAAAAAATGAGTCTTACGCAATTCACGTAATGGAAATGGTGACCAAGTACTTCATTGTATCAGAAAAGTATTACTTTTTAGTTCTTGTGCACCTGAACGTAGCCTGTACTGCAGGATTGATCGTAACCGTAGGGACGGGAACAATGATGTTATCGTATTTTAAACATGCTTGTGGAATGTTTGAAATTGCCAG CTACCGTATTGAGCAAGCAATGGCGATCGAGTTGTTACATGACCTTAATACGAAAAATGAGATTGTaatttacaagaaaataatctGTGCTGTAGATATACATCGCAAAGCTATGGA tTTCGCCAAATGTTTCATAACGAATACTGAAGGGACATTGTTTTTCTTGATTTTAACTGGTGTGCTTTGCTTGAGTTTCAATCTTTTTCGT atatttcaaattaaatcaCTTGTGGACGAAGTGGAAgaagttttattacattttttcgtTGTAATACTCGTGCTAGTGGGCTCATTCCTAGCCAATTATGTTGGACAAGAAATGATGGATTACACTAATCACGTATATGAAACCAC ATACAATGTTTCATGGTACTTAGCACCGTTAGACATACAGAAAATGATACTGTTTCTGTTACAAAGGGGCAGCAGAACTTTCACCCTGAACGTCGGTGGATTATTTACAGCATCTTTCGAATGTTTCGCTACa CTGGTGAGTGCATCAGTATCTTACTTCACCTTCATGTACTCCATGCAGCAAtaa